Below is a genomic region from Biomphalaria glabrata chromosome 3, xgBioGlab47.1, whole genome shotgun sequence.
gcatgaaattgcactaaacaaaaacaattagccAAAATATTTTCCATCGAACAATTGTATTATTGCTAGTCGAGATCTGtaacaaatttatttacatgaatagttgatacaactatgcttcatataagctttattgtctttaaaaattattttttatcttttaattgTTAAATGATTGGGTTGTTAACCCTATGTGCTGTTGTAGTGGTGGGGGTGTCTTTACTTTCATATAAACTTCCTTATTTTTTTCAGATCTCTCCACATCTGGAGAGCATTCCTCTATCCGCCACTTAGTGGGCTGCATTAACAACTCCTCACAAGAAATGTTATCTATaaaatgaaaattgtattttGATTGTGATCTCCAGTTGCTTAACTTACAAAAAATGAACTTTTTGTGTTACATGAATTGTCTCCCTCAttatatagttttgaaatatGTCTGTACATCCTACTCAATTACACATCCAGACATAGCAATCATtcttaaaaacaagcaaaatataataatccttttttaaaaaaaacaacaaagtttatctaaaggggaagaacatCAATATTGAACaagctatttcctttattcaatatacaaaataattaattacccataattaattgactaattgttttttttatttatttgtttgtgttttgtttggtactataaataattgttaatgtaTCAACTTCGTCAGAAAATgcatgagggagaaatagcgttaacaattatttaaggggactaaacccaagaaatttagccatatctgtgaatactgaaaaaaaagtatctcttgttggtatcaaacaaaataattaattacaactaatgAATTGACTATTTGGTTTCAACTTGgtctgagaatgggtgttggagaaataacgtgtaacacactttttaccagacagacagacagagtgagtttatttaagttatgtaaaaaatatatgattCTATGCAGGCATTTAAAGTTCCTGGGTTTGTTGGCCAGATTGGTTTCATAACATCAATGAGCAACCACTTCTGCAACTCATGTAATAGATTGCGACTGACAGCCGATGGCAACTTAAAGGTGAATTACCTTTTTATAATGCCAACTTTAATTTGTaactagatattttaaaaagaatccATTGTTCTTTCTTTGCATTTATCAGGCTTTCTTGTCACTGTCACTTCACTTTAGCCTTTGCCACCTCAACTATTAGTAGTCTCCCCTCCCAACACAATGCCATGGAACTAGCACTGCTGGTGGTGAAGACAATTGACTTGTCTAGCCTTTTGTCTTTATGCTAAGTCCCCAAAACCCGACCACTCAAAGtgattctcccccccccccccctcccccgactCTTTTTTCCCGTTTATCATGTTTTCTATTTTCTCTGTAAAGGGTCTTAAGTGCAGTTCAATTTAACAACAGATTAGGATTCTTTCCCCTAAACTAGAGGAACTTTTCTGGCTTATGCCTTATTGCTGAAACGTAATCTAGGTCAGGGGGCATATCTATATGAATTTGTTGctagatatattattatttttattatgcatttattgtcttaaaaaaaatgaaggtgtGTCTACACGGCCAGTCAGAAGTGTCTCTGCGTGATGCCATTAGATCAGGAACCCCAGATGCAGAACTTTTAGAGATCATTGGTGCTGCTGTCAAAAGAAAGAAGCGCCAACACGCAGGTATAAattgattttattgtttaaGAAAATTTACTTATAGACaaggaaaaataaaacattacaatacaaTAGTAGCTTGAGACTCTTTGACTTTTGTGTAGAGAGCACTTCACTGTCCGTTGTCTTGTTACAGGAATGACAAATTTATCTAAAATGGATAACAGACCTATGATACTCATTGGTGGGTGACTGACTTCCTTGTCTGTAAGTTTATCTCCATGTTTCATTACAGCTTTATGTAAATTACATCTCAAGAATCTTCGAATATATTTAGACATCTGACACAAATTAGCTGAGACCAAAAACATGAATAATGATCTGAAACTAAGTTTATTTTAATCTtagctaaagaaaaagaaagaaagataaaattAACCTTGAAATGATAAAGTTAAAATTAGTGAGTTaaaagttcttttaaaaaatgtatagattttcttattttaggtaatactaataatttaatttacatagcactgttaacaaacatagtTTGGGATCTGTGGCTGGGAGACCAAAACTGCTTGGCTAACTTACAAGGGGGGCTCTAGTTCAAGtcctgactcgagcagagttgtgtttgatgagcaatgcatggaaaccttctctcagatCCCCCCTTCCCCCAATGGTTcccaaaagagattggaccatagtgcactgagcatgaAAGCATGCACTATATATTTTAGTCAAAAGCTTTGGTGTAAAgtcattctttttattttttaaaacataatttcaAGTAATTCAACATTTCAAGTAATTcaacatttaaatataataatatatgattactaagttaaaaaaaaatatgagtaATTATTCATTGCCATGTAACTGATTTCATTTTACATCGCCAGATTCAGGTTATGCTTACAAGAACAGAAAGACAAACAACATTGGCCAAAAGTCCTTCCCGTCTCATTCTCATCTTTTCATGTTGAATCAATCCAAACCTTCTTTCATCTCTTGTTATTTGTATAGCACTATAAGACAATCTTCTAGGCCCTGTTTACATGGCAGAAACTTTGCTCAATTGTATGTTCCTGTTGTCACATTGACAAATCCAACAAGATCTTGTGGTTCTATGTCTCATATTATTCTCAGAAGGAAACACTCAAAGAGAAATCCATCGACACCTGATACTGAAAACATTGCTGATGGCAAAGCACAAGTTGATCAGCTACATAGGGATGAGTCAAACCCAGGTTTAAATTTCGAAGATTATGCTAAAAGGTACCAGGAAATTATGCAGTGGGGCCAATTAGCTCAGGGAGAAACGAATGAAGAGTTTAAAGTTCAAAGTCACCCAGAATTAATACAGCATGTTAAAAATGCTGAGGATGTCTGTAAAATTGGCGGAGATGTTGCCGCAAGCACTATTTCAGCTCATCTCACTCACACTGACTCAAGTGGCAAGGCTGTCATGGTCGATGTGGGAAGTAAAGAGGTCACCATACGAGAAGCGCGTGCCCAGGCTGTCATATATCTTGGGCCAATTGTTACCCGCCTTGTGGCAgacaacaaaatgaaaaagggaGATGTATTGACCATCGCTCAACTGGCTGGGATTATGTCTGCCAAGTTGACCTCTCAACTCATTCCTCTGTGTCACAACATCAGTCTGACCAAGGTCGATGTCACCTGCATTCTGGAGGAAGAAGCCCACACAGTTGTTATCACCACAATGGCCAGGACTGTTGGTAGGACAGGAGTTGAGATGGAAGCTTTGACAGCTGCCAGTGTATCAGCTCTTACAGTGTATGATATGTGTAAGGCAGTTACCCACGACATGGTCATTACAGACATTAAATTGTTATCCAAATCAGGAGGGAAAAGAGATTTTAAGAAAGTCTAGCTGCcaacttttgtctttttttagctgccaacttttgtcttttttagcTGCcaacttttgtcttttttttatttaagtcaACATTTGGTTTAAGCGTTTCTTGATTTAGACAACAGAAACTAGCAAGCATGAAGAACTTATTGTATTTGAACTAGCTGGGTTTgctgtaaaattattttttttgtattgttacaTTTTTCACCTTTCTGCTCTTAGAGTTTTGAAATTAAGTTTGGGGATTTCCTAAAATATTCAACTCTCTTGAACACTTCAACACATTTCCTCCATTGTTTTAATGACTAGTTTTGTTTCTGTGATAAACTGAGACTCATACATCAACCCAGTGAATATTTATGAATGTTTCAAAGCTATTGCAGGATATTggttcatttcattttatagtACATTCTGGTGTCAGAAGTTTATCTGGCAATACACTTTTCATTTTCaacagtttatttatttacttagtttatttaaaatatgcATTATGTCTTTTGTTCTATCTTGtggtaatgtttttatttccttcAAGTGATCAAAAAAAACCTTTGAATTGTTTCTTGTATTTCAgataaatatatttggatgtttttgtttatttataagagTAATATGCCAAGTTGTAAGATGGTTTGAATGTGAATGTATGGTCAAATAAAAATGGCAGCCACTGGTTTGATCTTGACTTTGATGTATGTCTGActgtagatcagtgattcccaaactttttctctaACAGAACATTTTACACATGCAGAGTATTTGCGGGAACACTTTACTTATATTTTAGAGTGATTTATtcatgtggtggcctactaattaattacAGAATTATGTAATTAACTACGTAATTacgcaatcatcttcttgtttgaagtaacctctgtatcatataagataagatagtattccagtagttcatggaacacctattcaggccttgtgAAACACTAGGGTTAcatggaacacagtttggggaCCACTGGTGTAGATATCtgcttttaaaccttttttttttttgcttcatttaACTGTAGTGGAAAACTTGGAATCTGTTGTAGTAAATTTGTCAGGTTGTGATATGGGCAGGTTTGTTTGATTTTACTTGTTCATTTTGCAatctttgttacttttttaTAGACCTGTAATTAGATGTtgccatttttgttttatttaactagaaattgatttattttttatttgattgtaATATTGTTGTCAAATTACAATTGATATGTGATGTTATTACAATCAGCCTGTaacaaatttattaaattatttttagcatCCTCTGAAAGAGGGAAAGTCACTACAGGGGGTCCTCGGGTTACAACATTGATTGATTCCTACATGAGGAGTAAACTTATATTTGGTGTAAGTTGGAACATACATACTGTATGTAAATACTGTAAGCAATTATCCTATCCTAACACCTATCCTGCATAAATCTCTGAAAACACATTAtggaaatattaaatatgtttagtaatgaaatgaaacagtaataaaaaaaacaaaaaaagaacaggCTTATTGGGAGAAAAAGGTGCTGGAGATACTGGGGCAGGTGAATCTGGAGAGGCAGATGAAGTAGAGGGTACTAGATCTCTTGCAGGTCTCTCTATCTTCATGCAATACTGCTGAAGCCTAGAACTCCAAGATCTTATAACACTGCAGGCAATCCATGACCCCTCTGGCAACCTTAGTGTACCTGCCCATGTTGGGATCCTAAGCCTCAAACATTGACACTTCCTCAATCAGGGAAACACCTGCCAAGCCCTGCTTTATAAATCTCTTGGGCCCTGGCTTTGGTGTGTATCATCTGTCACTCAAAACAActtaaatcaaaacaaaactttatatagtatattatatatatatatatttaagatgTGTTGTAACCATAAAACATTGTAACTCTGGACTAACATTACCCGAGGACCTCCTGTATTAATTTTGTGtagtctttctgtctgtctgtctgctgtcATGTTAAAAACTAAATGTGCTATTGAAACTCCTAGTTCACTTTTGTTCTGTAGcataataaaaatagatacaACAGCTACTGTGatagtctgaaaaaaaaattaaatataatttttcttcCCCAtgcaaataatgaaatgaatgcaTAACTTGAGTTAATGATAAACTCTTACCATTGAAGATCTTTTTGAGATTAAAAACATTGACTACTTACATTTTccatattgtttaaaatttctgTCTATATACTAGTTTATGAAAAGAATGTTTATGAATTAAAattggaaaacaaaataaaaatttgacttCGACTCGCTGACTGAAGTATATATGGTCTTTTCTATATAAACTTAGATAATAGCGTTACTTCATTTTGTTTGTCCAatcaagtttaatttttaaaagtgtgCAGACAAATACTTAGACAGCAGAAGGATTTTTCCCACACTTAGAGACTGGTGCTTTCAATCAATGCTTTAGACTGCTAGGTCACACTCTCCATTATGGTGATCTTTGAAAAATTATGAATTTGTAGgatttataagttttaaaaaataaaataaaaatgcatgTTCTATGAAACTTTTTCTCTTATACTTCAGAATTCCCCAAATCTGCTAAGACTAAAAAGTATCTAATAAAAGcaattataaaatacatttaaatttttttttaatcatttatatataaaaacaaggttacaaagacagtttgtgtggaaacacaaactcttaatcagcccccaaagtggtccacccaggcaggtaaaatggcaggttaatattttcagaaagaacatcagaatgaaattctatcaaagacaaatgacagagaagaatggagaaagaaggttgacagatcttgtatggtgctgcagcggtccagcagaccaaaggataagtgaatgtgaagttagatgtgaacctggcctaactgatgtcttataatgaatatctaattgttttgtaaagggtcaatcttttattcaaatcctcaagagaaaaatattttgtataaaaaaatacatacattatTTAGTTAAGTAtacacgataatatgaaaaactacttattaattgttgttttaaattatgcctgacttatatgcatactaaatagattttttctctttgaaaaaaaaacaaaactttttttgtgtgtaaaaatgTAGTGGTTAATATGATtaaacttacataacttaggaatacaaatgtaatgaaaaaaatttgTGTGGACTACTACAATAACTACTGCGAAGTTGATCGCCTAGAGAGAAATTTTGGGCAGAAACTGTCATAAGAAAACTTAAAGCCCATTTTGCTAGATATGGCATCCCATCCACAGTGGTCTCTGACAATGGACCTCAGCTTCGCAAAATTCGCCAATGATTAGAGTTTCAATCATTTGACGAGCAATCCCCATTACCCCAGATCAAATGGGAAAGCAGAATTAGCAGTGAAGACTGTCAAGAcattatttcttaaaaataatgGGGATCGGTTCATGGCTTTGCATTAATTATAGAAGCACCCCTAATAAAATTGGTACTAGCCCATCACAGGAATTCTTCAACTGGAGAATCAGAACCTTGCTGCCTGTTGAAACCTGAAGTTCTGGATTCTCAGAAACCTATAGATTTAAAAGCATTGAAAGAAAACCAGAGGAGATAAGCGATTTACTACAACTCCAATGCTAAAGATTTACCTCCCCTTGCTAAGGTGAGACTAAGGTCAAGGTAGCGTGGCCATGAGCGCTGGCAAAACTCGTCAGTTACAACAACGGTCGTATGAAGTTGAATCAGGCGGAGGAGCTTATCGCCGAAATAAAATTCACTTACGAAGAATCACATCGCCTGCTGAAACGAATTCGCCTATACCAACAGGTACGACCGAGCCTGATAATCCCGCACCAGTTAATGCACCCATCTCAGATGAAAATAGGCCTACGGCTCAGAGACCTGAAAGCCATATACAAGACCAGCCACATGGATCGACAACCCATACAACTAGATCAGGCCGAGTGGTCAA
It encodes:
- the LOC106075985 gene encoding molybdenum cofactor biosynthesis protein 1-like, with protein sequence MINIIPNAIINLSHKSTLSLTCNNRLLKLKCKKWFVPHQSCCRSRYLCSTLASTLPAIEQDESTHFKQKIKAKVATFDRPFSEFLTDTFGRQHTYLRISLTERCNLRCQYCMPEEGIQLSPKEHILTTGEILKLAKIFVSQGITKIRLTGGEPLIRPDIQQIIEGLNECRSIGLQHIGITTNAITLARKLPDLKAAGLDQINLSLDTLVSAKFEFITRRRGFEKVMKSIEKALELGYNPLKINCVVMRGLNDDEICDFVAFTENRAVDVRFIEYMPFGGNKWNTNKFFAYQEMLHRINARWPTLSRLSDKPNDTSKAFKVPGFVGQIGFITSMSNHFCNSCNRLRLTADGNLKVCLHGQSEVSLRDAIRSGTPDAELLEIIGAAVKRKKRQHADSGYAYKNRKTNNIGQKSFPSHSHLFMLNQSKPSFISCYLYSTIRQSSRPCLHGRNFAQLYVPVVTLTNPTRSCGSMSHIILRRKHSKRNPSTPDTENIADGKAQVDQLHRDESNPGLNFEDYAKRYQEIMQWGQLAQGETNEEFKVQSHPELIQHVKNAEDVCKIGGDVAASTISAHLTHTDSSGKAVMVDVGSKEVTIREARAQAVIYLGPIVTRLVADNKMKKGDVLTIAQLAGIMSAKLTSQLIPLCHNISLTKVDVTCILEEEAHTVVITTMARTVGRTGVEMEALTAASVSALTVYDMCKAVTHDMVITDIKLLSKSGGKRDFKKV